DNA from Balneolaceae bacterium:
CCCTCTTTGTAGTCGGTGGCAAAGTGGATGTTTTGGAAATCATTGAATTGGCTCTCCGGAGGAATGACCATCACCGGAACCGGCGACTGGCTGATGATACCGGAGGCCATGCTGCCCATCAATGCGCGGTGGGCGTTACCTGCACCCTGCGTGCCCATGACGAGGAGGTCGGGCTTGCGCTCGCGCACCATGTCCAGCAGGTTTACCACCGGGTTGCCGGAGAGGAGGGAGGTGGTGATTTCCAGATCCCGGTACGTTTCATCCACCATTAACCGGTCCTTTAGCTTTTGGAATCGCTCCCGGGCCTGAGCCGTGACTTCCTGCTTTTTATCTCTGGAGGAGGGCGCCAGGTCGATCGGTTCTTCGGATACGTGTACTATGGTGAGGGTGGCGCCCGTCCGGCGCGCGATCTCGGCGGCATATGGCAGGGCTTTTTCGGACGCCTGGGAAAAGTCTGTGGGGAAGTAGATGTTGCGAATCGGTTCTTTCATGGTTGTGTCCGTGTGAATTAAAATGATAAAATTGAGAAGGGTTACCTCACCTTATGAACCGAAAATATACAAGTTGGAAGTACGACCTGGAAGAGTATAACTCGCACGGCCCGTGTGGGGGGATGGATTACGCGGATGTGGGGATCAGGGCAGAGTGAACGGTGAGAGGGGGATTCGAAGGTGAGATTTAACAGGTTTTTTATAAATTGAGTTCTTGCAATTCAGTGGCACCTCAAGAGAAACTGCCGTGGCGGAGAATAACGCACTTACCGACATTGATTTCCGGGCCCTGCTCGATCGGGCTCCTCGCCTGTTTATGCTCGTTGATTTCGATGGAGTCATCCGCTATTGGAACTGGGGCGGGCAGGAGCTCCTCGGTTACGAGCCCGACGAAATGGTGGGTCGGCAAGTCTGGAGCCTTTATCCTGATCGCGGGGAAGATGTCTTTCGGGAGGACCTGGAGCTGATCCGTTCCGGGCAAACCCTTTCGGCCATCTTTAGGTCCAGGCACAAGAATGGGGATCACCACTGGGTGGATGTGAAACGCAGACTCTTCACAGACGGCAGCGACCGGGAGTGGATTCTGGCCTCCGCCAGCGACGTCAGCCGCTATGTGCACACCGAGCGGGAGCTGGAGCGAAGCGAACAGCGCATGAAGGCTATCATAGACCATACGGTGGAGGGTATCATCACCATAGACACGCGCGGCGCCATCCAGAGTTTCAACAGCTCCGCCGAGGAGATTTTCGGTTACGAGGAGAGAGAGGTGCTGGGCAGGAACGTGAAGGTGCTCATGCCGCAGCCCTACCGGGGCGAGCACGACGGATATATGGAGAACTATCTTCGTACCGGCGAAAAGAGAATCATCGGCATCGGACGGGAGGTGCGGGGCCGCCGCAAGGACGGCAGCGTCTTTCCCATGGAGCTCTCGGTGAGCGAAATCCGTTTCGAGGACGAGCGCCTCTTTACCGGACTTGTCAAGGATATCAGCCAGCGCCGCCAGCTGGAGAATGAGATCCTGCAGGTGAGTGAGCATGAGCGCCAGCGCATCGGACGGGATCTGCACGACGGACTGGGACAGATGCTGACCGGCATCAAGCTCATCTCACAGAACCTGGCCCGCAGGCTGAAAGCCGACGGGCTGCCTGCCGCCGACGAGGTGCAGGAGATTTCCGATATGATACAGGAGGCCGATCAGCAGGCCAAGGCACTGGCACACGGACTGGTGGCCATC
Protein-coding regions in this window:
- a CDS encoding PAS domain S-box protein — encoded protein: MAENNALTDIDFRALLDRAPRLFMLVDFDGVIRYWNWGGQELLGYEPDEMVGRQVWSLYPDRGEDVFREDLELIRSGQTLSAIFRSRHKNGDHHWVDVKRRLFTDGSDREWILASASDVSRYVHTERELERSEQRMKAIIDHTVEGIITIDTRGAIQSFNSSAEEIFGYEEREVLGRNVKVLMPQPYRGEHDGYMENYLRTGEKRIIGIGREVRGRRKDGSVFPMELSVSEIRFEDERLFTGLVKDISQRRQLENEILQVSEHERQRIGRDLHDGLGQMLTGIKLISQNLARRLKADGLPAADEVQEISDMIQEADQQAKALAHGLVAIELGAEGFREALARMCDRGESMFDITCHMELEEELEVTDRLMVTHMYRIVQEAMHNAVKHGQANTLWVRLYRSDGFLSLEIEDNGMGFARAAEKGDEKGIGVDTMDHRAHIMGGRLEIGESPGGRTQVRVTVPLAELRLTSNEEA
- a CDS encoding universal stress protein, whose product is MKEPIRNIYFPTDFSQASEKALPYAAEIARRTGATLTIVHVSEEPIDLAPSSRDKKQEVTAQARERFQKLKDRLMVDETYRDLEITTSLLSGNPVVNLLDMVRERKPDLLVMGTQGAGNAHRALMGSMASGIISQSPVPVMVIPPESQFNDFQNIHFATDYKEGDLKALRWTADFSKLFKAKLGVVHIAEEKSFRNEMDYRGFRSLAAEATGKPKLPMHLAYNGDFHEGINTFMNEHDTSLLIMTRYKKSFFDALLSAARTREMGLFGQRPLLVLVGPETD